A genomic segment from Malus domestica chromosome 05, GDT2T_hap1 encodes:
- the LOC103448692 gene encoding protein phosphatase PP2A regulatory subunit A-like, protein MGGVPALLPTLQVKAMILIHSALSDDTRTVVDSVELELTDMDLKSISSRSLPDPHTLRKFSHLLGPKVLQELSTDSSQHVRSALASVIMGMAQVLGKDATIEQLLPIFLSLLKDEFPDVSISHV, encoded by the exons ATGGGGGGAGTTCCGGCGCTGCTTCCGACGCTGCAAGTGAAGGCGATGATCCTGATCCACTCCGCCTTGTCCGATGACACGCGTACTGTGGTGGATTCGGTGGAGTTGGAGCTCACCGACATGGACCTCAAATCCATCTCCTCCAGGTCCTTGCCCGACCCGCATACCCTCCGAAAGTTCTCTCACCTCCTCGGCCCCAAAGTCCTCCAG GAATTGTCGACAGATTCTTCCCAGCACGTTCGTTCTGCATTGGCTTCAGTAATAATGGGAATGGCACAAGTTTTAGGAAAG GATGCAACTATAGAGCAGCTGCTGcctatttttctttctcttctaaAAGACGAGTTTCCTGATGTTTCAATATCTCATGTTTGA
- the LOC103423486 gene encoding transcription factor JUNGBRUNNEN 1-like, with translation MEEVDQKMMSASDSNNMIYKDQDANMLPGYRFHPTDEELVRFYLRRKVENKPIRLDLIKHVDIYKYDPWDLPKASGDKEWYFFCRRGRKYRNSIRPNRVTKSGFWKATGIDKPVYSVGDFHNCIGLKKSLVYYRGSAGKGTKTDWMMHEFRLPASSNTDTSIKNSTQEAEVWTLCRILKRDHTSCGKYTSNWRMTTLNPKQSVAGSSSKTCSSESDATFGALAANDQSERSPLFNNVHTYEGNQFSLGRLSLNDDVNNPNSCISFPNTPNEEMLTSNGNWDELRPMVDCVLNPSLLYSYM, from the exons ATGGAGGAGGTCGATCAGAAGATGATGAGTGCTAGTGATTCAAATAACATGATTTATAAGGATCAAGATGCAAATATGCTTCCTGGGTATCGCTTTCACCCTACTGATGAAGAGCTAGTGAGGTTTTACCTTCGGAGGAAGGTGGAGAACAAACCTATTCGTCTTGACCTAATCAAGCATGTTGATATTTACAAATATGACCCTTGGGATCTTCCAA AAGCGAGTGGGGACAAGGAGTGGTACTTCTTTTGCAGAAGGGGAAGGAAATACAGAAATAGCATAAGACCTAATAGGGTTACAAAATCTGGGTTTTGGAAAGCTACTGGCATTGACAAGCCTGTATATTCGGTTGGAGACTTTCACAATTGCATTGGCTTGAAGAAATCCTTAGTCTACTACAGAGGAAGTGCCGGAAAAGGTACCAAAACTGATTGGATGATGCACGAGTTTCGTCTTCCAGCTAGTTCAAACACTGATACTTCTATCAAGAACAGTACTCAAGAAGCT GAAGTTTGGACACTTTGCCGGATTTTGAAGCGAGATCATACTTCGTGTGGAAAGTATACATCAAATTGGCGTATGACAACCTTGAATCCCAAGCAAAGTGTGGCTGGCTCAAGTTCTAAAACATGCAGTTCTGAGTCAGATGCAACTTTTGGTGCTTTGGCTGCTAACGATCAATCTGAGAGGAGTCCTCTTTTCAATAATGTTCATACGTATGAAGGGAACCAATTCTCCCTAGGCCGGCTGAGCTTAAATGACGACGTAAACAATCCAAACTCGTGCATAAGCTTTCCGAATACTCCAAATGAAGAGATGTTAACATCGAATGGAAACTGGGATGAGCTCAGACCAATGGTTGACTGTGTTCTTAATCCGTCACTGCTATACAGTTATATGTAG